In the genome of Nitrospira japonica, one region contains:
- a CDS encoding VanZ family protein produces the protein MIVVGLLIAYVLYIVLFGLAPFTFSLGDADSFRSIYQDKFEGFSGISRVTLWDIWTNILYFIPCGFLIVLLPQTYSRGWRFKLLLISGVSVLLSGFVETAQVFLPRAPSVADILCNWLGGVVGGLAGVLFLAALPTLKASRWQRVWRRPVAGTMAGVYVVLLAVAIGMPLTVPRDFRNWNSSYRLFLGNEGTLDRPWQGAIYLAALYDRALTADAVWTNFSAGYGVDAHTKRIQEDLVFYYDFTEQHGTIVHDRSALRPPIDLQISEKAKYTWLSPNGLLFKGGSGASSLIAPQKLADMPLTYQKELSLETWVASGELNQGGPARIVSYSIDPYDRNFTLAQQNREIVFRLRTPVSGRNGAHPALTTVDSPLDRSVQHLVAVYRDGVTMLYVNGREHARMVVQQQLSVSDMLIRGLGETFKWLVYSVLIFPLGIASRFAFLELPHGPGRLLSLGLGLLGFFLAQGLRVLTFNAPLDPLLMLVGASTLAIAVVLLPSPSCVV, from the coding sequence GTGATCGTAGTGGGGTTGCTGATCGCATATGTGCTGTATATCGTGCTGTTCGGCCTAGCACCATTCACCTTCTCTCTTGGCGACGCCGATTCATTCAGGTCCATCTACCAAGACAAGTTCGAGGGATTCTCGGGTATTTCCCGCGTGACGCTATGGGATATCTGGACTAACATTCTCTATTTCATTCCCTGCGGCTTCTTGATCGTTCTGTTACCTCAAACGTACTCGCGTGGCTGGCGGTTCAAACTATTACTTATTTCCGGCGTTTCAGTGTTGCTCAGCGGTTTCGTAGAGACGGCGCAGGTGTTTCTTCCACGTGCACCTTCCGTAGCAGACATTCTTTGCAATTGGTTGGGCGGCGTAGTGGGAGGTCTCGCAGGAGTGCTTTTCCTAGCGGCTCTTCCGACATTGAAGGCCAGTCGTTGGCAGCGCGTTTGGAGGAGGCCTGTGGCAGGAACGATGGCGGGCGTGTATGTTGTGTTACTAGCCGTGGCAATCGGGATGCCCTTGACCGTGCCCCGTGACTTTCGCAACTGGAACTCCTCCTATCGTTTGTTTCTCGGGAACGAGGGAACCCTGGACCGTCCCTGGCAGGGTGCGATATATCTGGCCGCTTTATATGATCGGGCGTTAACCGCCGATGCAGTCTGGACGAACTTTTCTGCTGGATATGGGGTCGATGCGCATACGAAACGAATCCAGGAGGACCTGGTCTTTTATTACGATTTCACCGAGCAGCATGGAACGATTGTCCATGATCGATCCGCATTGAGGCCTCCGATCGATCTCCAGATCAGTGAGAAGGCGAAGTACACCTGGCTGAGTCCTAACGGACTTTTGTTCAAAGGCGGGTCGGGGGCGTCTTCTCTCATCGCCCCTCAAAAACTCGCCGACATGCCGCTTACGTATCAGAAAGAGCTATCGCTGGAGACCTGGGTTGCGTCCGGCGAGCTAAACCAGGGTGGCCCGGCTCGAATCGTCTCTTACTCGATTGATCCATATGATCGAAACTTTACTCTCGCACAGCAAAATAGGGAGATCGTGTTTCGGTTACGTACACCGGTGTCGGGACGTAACGGCGCACACCCCGCTTTAACGACCGTAGACTCTCCCCTCGATCGCTCCGTGCAGCATTTGGTGGCGGTCTATCGCGACGGAGTGACGATGCTGTATGTCAACGGTAGAGAGCATGCGCGGATGGTCGTCCAGCAACAACTCTCCGTCAGCGATATGCTCATTCGTGGCCTAGGGGAGACATTCAAGTGGTTGGTTTATTCGGTCTTGATTTTCCCGTTGGGAATCGCGAGCAGGTTTGCGTTTCTAGAATTGCCCCATGGCCCTGGACGATTATTGTCTCTCGGCCTTGGCTTGCTTGGGTTCTTCCTAGCTCAAGGACTTCGCGTGTTGACATTCAACGCACCACTGGACCCCTTACTCATGTTGGTTGGAGCGTCTACCTTAGCGATCGCTGTGGTGTTGCTCCCCTCACCATCTTGCGTGGTCTAG
- the xrtA gene encoding exosortase A yields the protein MIKPAAVVRLASREWQVIGLIVLATTVCVIGLFWPTVESLVAAWSSSRTFAHGFLMLPVTGYLVWCCRQAWLPLTPEPSAWGVVALSAIGAAWLVGHRLNLIWLEQLAVIASLPGLVWTLLGTTIARAISWPLGLLIFMLPVGTSIEPWLQDFTTLFILGGLRLVDVPYLIQEYRITIASGTWEVAPDCGGLRYLLPGLALSYAFATLVYQQPVRRFTFLGISAVILMIANGIRAYGIIMGDYMGVAEGADHRIFSYTIYGLTMPLLFWCALRWEETKNVVFLGSSANSDRGSHVMKQAAVMALVSLSVLAIAPLSVQLWGFTP from the coding sequence TTGATCAAGCCCGCGGCGGTCGTCAGGCTGGCCTCCAGGGAATGGCAAGTGATAGGACTGATCGTTCTAGCGACGACGGTCTGCGTCATTGGCTTGTTCTGGCCCACAGTGGAATCGTTGGTAGCCGCCTGGTCGAGCTCCAGAACGTTCGCACACGGGTTTCTCATGTTGCCCGTGACTGGCTATTTAGTGTGGTGCTGCCGGCAAGCGTGGTTACCTCTGACTCCAGAACCCAGTGCTTGGGGGGTCGTCGCACTCTCTGCAATCGGTGCTGCTTGGTTGGTGGGACACCGCCTAAACCTGATTTGGCTGGAACAGCTGGCGGTCATTGCATCATTGCCAGGTCTGGTCTGGACTCTTCTGGGAACAACCATTGCTCGAGCTATTTCATGGCCGTTAGGGCTTCTCATCTTCATGTTGCCTGTCGGAACTTCGATTGAGCCGTGGCTTCAGGACTTCACGACTCTGTTCATCTTGGGAGGACTCCGGCTCGTCGACGTTCCCTATCTCATTCAAGAATACCGGATTACGATCGCATCAGGCACTTGGGAGGTTGCACCCGACTGCGGTGGATTGCGCTATCTGCTCCCCGGCTTGGCCCTCAGCTACGCCTTTGCGACACTGGTCTATCAACAACCAGTTCGCCGCTTCACCTTTCTGGGGATCAGTGCCGTGATATTGATGATCGCAAATGGTATCCGGGCCTATGGCATTATTATGGGCGATTACATGGGCGTCGCCGAAGGCGCAGACCATCGAATCTTCAGCTATACCATCTATGGTCTTACCATGCCGCTGCTGTTTTGGTGCGCTCTCCGATGGGAGGAGACCAAGAACGTCGTATTCCTTGGGTCTTCTGCTAACAGTGATCGTGGTTCTCATGTCATGAAGCAAGCCGCCGTCATGGCTCTTGTCTCGCTTTCGGTTCTGGCGATCGCTCCCCTTTCTGTACAACTGTGGGGTTTTACCCCGTGA
- a CDS encoding PEP-CTERM sorting domain-containing protein, producing MRDALLGILLVVILSIGLFAPQAEAAGSLPAWGSSGAMATWDSNSFLAWLASTLRNYIGNSQNNYPTKSVPVPGTLLFAAGGFIGLVLWRERKTRS from the coding sequence ATGAGAGATGCATTGCTGGGAATACTCCTCGTCGTGATTCTGTCGATCGGCCTCTTCGCTCCGCAGGCGGAGGCTGCAGGCTCCCTTCCAGCCTGGGGGTCATCTGGTGCGATGGCTACCTGGGACTCAAACAGCTTCCTCGCTTGGTTGGCGAGCACCTTGCGGAACTATATCGGCAATAGCCAGAACAATTATCCTACGAAGAGCGTTCCCGTTCCCGGTACTCTCCTGTTCGCGGCCGGAGGGTTCATCGGTCTGGTACTCTGGCGTGAACGGAAGACACGCTCGTAA
- a CDS encoding helix-turn-helix domain-containing protein, whose protein sequence is MTSRERVIRAKLSILAIAAELKNVAKACRLSGVSRSQYYALRRTLNTQGRDGLAPKIRRKPVMPNRTPALMERQILLKTHSNPTVSYVRLARQMTLDGVSVTPGMVRYVWEREGLSTRSARLRWVKGAKGHIDSPAVALAASVTATSSVSLCGPAECFAQASRCSSAHGSPTK, encoded by the coding sequence ATGACAAGCCGGGAACGGGTGATCAGGGCGAAGTTGAGCATCCTTGCCATAGCCGCTGAACTCAAGAACGTCGCCAAAGCTTGCAGGCTGTCCGGAGTCAGCCGATCCCAGTACTACGCGCTGAGAAGGACCCTCAACACGCAGGGCAGAGACGGGTTGGCGCCAAAGATCCGTCGTAAACCGGTCATGCCCAACCGTACGCCAGCTTTGATGGAGCGGCAAATCCTCTTGAAAACTCACTCGAATCCGACCGTCAGCTATGTGCGGCTCGCTCGACAAATGACGCTGGATGGCGTCAGTGTCACGCCTGGCATGGTCCGGTACGTTTGGGAGCGGGAAGGCTTGTCGACTCGTTCCGCTCGGCTTCGATGGGTCAAGGGTGCCAAGGGGCACATCGATTCTCCCGCTGTTGCGTTAGCGGCCAGCGTTACAGCGACATCTTCCGTATCTCTTTGTGGACCCGCGGAATGCTTCGCTCAGGCTTCCCGATGCTCAAGTGCCCACGGTTCTCCAACTAAGTAG
- a CDS encoding GNAT family N-acetyltransferase encodes MAYRIERIDARANDWALTTDNHQERTIYQTRTWLTFLSETQGGEPVIGALKDGRSTVGYFTGLIVTKLGLRILGSPFPGWSSDYMGLNLSSGAIRTKAIQALIDFAFHDLGCVHLEMMDRSITVRDLHDLKTQHRIYTSYEIDLTRDENALFMNMTSACRRCIRKAGKAGVSIEQAHDSAFADEYYEQLGDVFARQRLVPPYKVERVRRLIEHILPTGNLLLLRARDRSGRSIATGIFPHLNGLMYFWGGASRREDRLLRPNEAIQWHAMKIGKQLGNQLYDMGGGGEYKRKYGGTTIQVPWFRISKYAWVRCAREIAQRGHAVAQHFQGRLGNLLTPSEFRAGRVKVHSQSQTHH; translated from the coding sequence ATGGCCTATAGAATCGAGCGAATCGATGCCCGCGCCAATGATTGGGCACTCACGACCGACAATCATCAGGAACGAACGATCTATCAGACACGTACGTGGTTGACATTTCTCTCCGAGACTCAAGGCGGGGAGCCGGTCATTGGAGCGTTGAAAGACGGCCGGAGCACCGTAGGCTATTTCACCGGGCTGATTGTCACAAAACTCGGTCTCCGAATACTGGGTAGTCCGTTTCCCGGATGGAGTAGCGATTACATGGGGCTTAACCTCTCGAGCGGTGCGATCCGGACCAAGGCCATTCAGGCCCTCATTGATTTTGCGTTCCACGATCTTGGCTGCGTGCATTTGGAAATGATGGACCGCAGCATCACCGTACGCGATCTTCATGACCTTAAGACCCAACATCGGATCTACACGAGTTACGAAATAGATCTGACTCGCGATGAGAATGCATTGTTCATGAACATGACTAGCGCGTGTCGACGTTGTATCCGAAAAGCCGGAAAGGCGGGGGTTTCGATCGAGCAAGCACATGATTCGGCCTTTGCGGACGAGTATTACGAGCAATTGGGGGATGTATTTGCCAGACAGAGGCTGGTGCCTCCCTACAAAGTCGAACGGGTGCGGCGACTAATCGAGCATATTCTTCCCACGGGGAATCTTCTGTTGCTCCGTGCGCGCGATCGAAGTGGCCGCAGCATCGCCACGGGTATTTTTCCTCATCTGAATGGGCTGATGTATTTCTGGGGAGGAGCGAGTCGACGGGAGGATCGGCTATTGCGGCCTAATGAGGCAATTCAGTGGCACGCGATGAAAATCGGCAAACAGCTGGGCAATCAACTATATGACATGGGCGGTGGTGGAGAGTACAAGAGAAAATATGGTGGAACCACGATCCAGGTTCCGTGGTTTAGGATATCAAAGTACGCGTGGGTTCGTTGCGCCAGGGAAATTGCGCAGCGCGGCCACGCGGTTGCTCAGCATTTCCAGGGACGGCTGGGCAATCTGCTGACCCCTTCCGAGTTTCGTGCCGGACGAGTGAAGGTACATTCTCAATCCCAAACACATCACTAG
- a CDS encoding right-handed parallel beta-helix repeat-containing protein → MIAAVPGQVVTMRPGAGPAVVNLAHPYIQYVIFDGIIFDGSNAESDVIGLNGGAHHVRFANGEIKNGKSNGVILSFNSNGATRFNEFINLKVHDNGYTNGVPDDNFHGFYITTDSNLIDGCEVYNNAGNGGKFYDTPSGNVFNNVVRNSIFHDNSKDLDPDRWSAGFFTSSGTGNQIYNNIAYNNYIGFAVLRGGNGNILYNNISYANEIAGINIDAANGSLTGAKVYNNTIVNNGRFGILLSNAPTDTAITNNIVYQNPTNISSDGTDKGMVLLTNLLIDPKFKNAASHDFSLQQGSPAIDTGTSLSEVTDDFARVRRPQGAQHDIGAYEYVFP, encoded by the coding sequence ATGATTGCGGCCGTACCTGGCCAGGTTGTGACGATGCGACCCGGAGCTGGCCCGGCGGTAGTCAATCTTGCTCATCCCTACATCCAGTATGTGATCTTTGACGGCATTATCTTCGACGGGTCCAATGCGGAGAGCGATGTCATTGGCCTCAACGGGGGCGCGCACCACGTGCGATTCGCCAACGGTGAAATCAAGAATGGAAAGTCCAATGGCGTCATCTTGTCGTTCAATTCCAACGGGGCGACTCGATTTAATGAATTTATCAACCTCAAAGTGCACGACAATGGCTATACCAACGGCGTCCCCGACGACAACTTCCACGGGTTCTATATCACGACCGACAGTAATTTGATCGATGGGTGCGAGGTGTACAACAATGCGGGCAACGGCGGAAAATTCTATGACACGCCCAGCGGGAACGTGTTCAATAATGTAGTTCGCAACAGCATCTTCCACGACAATAGCAAGGACCTCGACCCCGATCGATGGTCAGCCGGTTTTTTCACCAGTTCTGGAACGGGGAATCAGATTTATAACAACATCGCGTACAACAACTACATCGGCTTTGCGGTCCTGCGAGGAGGGAATGGGAATATCCTCTACAACAATATCAGCTATGCGAACGAGATCGCAGGCATCAACATCGATGCAGCGAACGGAAGCCTGACCGGGGCCAAAGTGTATAACAATACGATCGTTAACAATGGACGGTTTGGCATTCTGCTCAGCAACGCTCCAACAGATACCGCGATCACAAACAACATCGTCTATCAAAATCCAACCAACATTTCCAGTGATGGAACGGACAAAGGGATGGTCTTGCTAACCAACTTATTGATCGATCCAAAGTTCAAAAATGCGGCCTCACATGATTTTTCTCTGCAACAAGGAAGTCCTGCGATTGACACGGGTACATCATTGAGCGAGGTGACAGATGATTTTGCCAGAGTTCGCCGACCTCAGGGTGCGCAGCACGATATCGGTGCCTATGAGTATGTATTTCCTTGA
- a CDS encoding polysaccharide deacetylase family protein, producing MRKTLTCGPPVISIDVEDWPQSTWNRDLPITDRAVGNTRRVLRILRNANVRATMFILGKLAERFPYLVKEIQADGHEVACHGYGHMEIAQLSPDEFLADVRRSKDLLEQITGEPVVGYRAPDFSIVENTLWAFDALAEAGFQYDSSVVPVRVVRYGIPDWPGAPVRVKLANGRTIQEAPLATFQMLGKNWPVGGGGYHRLLPGFLTRSLARQVMKTAPFVFYCHPYEFDVWELEEIPISLPLSVRWHQGAGRRYFERRFNSFVHEFGGQRMQDMLASQVWPEFELPSVNRGSIRKRTSGLS from the coding sequence ATGCGTAAAACCTTGACCTGCGGGCCTCCGGTCATCTCGATCGACGTCGAGGACTGGCCGCAATCGACCTGGAATCGTGATCTTCCGATTACGGACCGGGCTGTGGGCAATACGCGGCGTGTGCTCCGGATTCTTCGTAACGCGAACGTGCGGGCAACGATGTTTATACTTGGCAAACTCGCCGAACGTTTTCCCTATCTTGTCAAGGAAATCCAAGCCGATGGGCACGAAGTGGCGTGCCATGGATATGGACATATGGAGATTGCGCAGTTGTCACCAGACGAGTTTCTGGCGGATGTTCGGCGGTCAAAGGATCTGTTGGAGCAGATTACCGGAGAGCCTGTAGTGGGATATCGCGCTCCGGACTTTTCGATAGTCGAAAACACTCTATGGGCATTTGATGCACTGGCGGAAGCAGGCTTTCAGTACGATTCCAGTGTTGTGCCGGTTCGAGTCGTCCGGTATGGAATTCCTGATTGGCCAGGTGCGCCGGTGCGTGTGAAGCTGGCGAACGGTCGTACCATTCAAGAGGCTCCATTGGCGACGTTTCAGATGTTAGGGAAAAACTGGCCTGTCGGCGGCGGGGGATACCATCGACTGCTGCCCGGGTTTCTGACTCGTTCGCTGGCGCGGCAGGTGATGAAGACTGCTCCGTTCGTCTTTTACTGCCATCCCTATGAGTTCGACGTATGGGAACTTGAGGAGATTCCGATCTCGCTTCCGTTGAGTGTCCGATGGCACCAAGGAGCAGGCCGGAGATATTTTGAACGGCGCTTCAACTCATTTGTGCATGAATTTGGAGGACAGCGTATGCAGGATATGCTCGCTTCCCAAGTTTGGCCTGAGTTCGAGCTTCCTAGTGTCAATCGAGGCTCAATCCGTAAACGGACTTCTGGACTTTCTTGA
- a CDS encoding class I SAM-dependent DNA methyltransferase, whose protein sequence is MRQEPSAATFFNGFADTFDTIYDEKRNAFMRWVDCTFRSDMFIRYTLTFDALDNIRGQSIVDIGCGSGPYITEALKRGASLVTGIDPAPNMLTLGRLRVRNSGFADERCILVEDKFPGAPVTPHDHAIVMGVMDYVEDAASFLTALKPVVRRSAVISFPSKHWFRTPFRRVRYRLRRCPVYFYTESDIERLCKAAGFRSVEVRKIPGAGMDYHVCVKP, encoded by the coding sequence ATGCGTCAAGAACCTAGTGCTGCGACCTTCTTTAACGGCTTCGCGGACACGTTCGATACGATTTACGATGAAAAGCGCAATGCATTCATGCGCTGGGTCGACTGCACCTTCCGAAGCGACATGTTCATACGATACACACTCACTTTTGATGCTCTCGATAACATACGAGGGCAATCCATTGTGGATATCGGATGTGGATCAGGACCCTACATCACTGAGGCGCTCAAGCGTGGCGCTTCCCTGGTGACGGGCATAGATCCGGCGCCAAACATGCTGACTCTTGGACGTCTTCGTGTTCGAAACAGTGGGTTTGCCGACGAACGATGCATTTTGGTAGAGGACAAATTTCCCGGAGCACCAGTGACACCTCATGATCACGCGATTGTCATGGGCGTGATGGACTATGTCGAGGATGCCGCTTCCTTTTTAACCGCACTAAAACCGGTTGTTAGACGGTCAGCCGTTATCTCCTTTCCTAGCAAACATTGGTTTCGCACGCCGTTTAGGAGAGTGCGTTACCGTCTCAGACGGTGCCCCGTCTACTTCTATACCGAATCGGACATCGAGAGGCTCTGCAAGGCCGCAGGATTCCGTTCCGTGGAAGTGAGAAAAATTCCGGGCGCCGGCATGGATTACCACGTATGCGTAAAACCTTGA
- a CDS encoding glycosyltransferase family 2 protein: MPLVSIIVPCRNESRYIELCIRSILAQDFPPTDFEVVVVDGMSDDGTREILARLAKPNTNLRVVDNPSRSTPCAFNIGIEAARGQHVAILGAHTEYAPTYVRTCTELLAAHPEACCVGGPIISKGRGLFGRAVAAVMAHPVGIGNAKHRYPNYEGYAEGACFPMFRKAVFDKIGLYDPSLIRNQDDELNYRVALHGEKVFISPKAQCTYFVRETPSELFRQYFQYGYWRVAVLRKHRLPSAFRQIVPPCFLLLSCITLVGGLLLPSWWRLTAAFLPFIYGGILTAVGVGLVRTSGWRIGLLVPVAASIIHTAYATGFTWAAVSSRRPVVSSPSHMKGECHASRT; the protein is encoded by the coding sequence ATGCCTTTAGTGTCAATCATCGTTCCTTGTAGGAATGAGAGCCGGTACATAGAGCTTTGCATACGCTCGATACTTGCTCAAGATTTCCCGCCCACGGATTTCGAGGTGGTGGTCGTCGATGGAATGTCTGATGACGGAACTCGGGAAATCCTTGCGCGACTCGCGAAGCCTAATACCAACCTCCGAGTCGTCGACAATCCCTCCCGTTCTACACCCTGCGCGTTCAACATCGGTATTGAGGCAGCTCGTGGTCAGCATGTCGCCATCTTGGGTGCCCATACGGAGTATGCGCCCACATACGTGCGTACCTGCACCGAACTTCTAGCCGCCCATCCCGAGGCCTGTTGCGTTGGAGGACCGATTATCAGCAAGGGGCGGGGACTATTTGGGCGTGCCGTCGCTGCGGTCATGGCGCACCCCGTTGGGATCGGTAATGCAAAACACAGATATCCCAACTACGAGGGATATGCAGAGGGCGCCTGTTTTCCCATGTTTCGTAAGGCCGTCTTTGACAAGATCGGGCTGTATGATCCGAGTTTAATTCGCAATCAGGATGATGAGCTCAACTATCGTGTCGCGTTGCATGGAGAAAAAGTCTTCATTTCACCCAAAGCGCAATGTACTTACTTCGTGCGGGAAACGCCGTCTGAGCTATTCCGACAATATTTCCAATATGGTTATTGGCGTGTGGCGGTGCTAAGAAAACACCGTCTTCCATCGGCTTTTCGGCAGATTGTTCCTCCGTGTTTTCTGTTGCTCTCCTGCATAACTTTGGTTGGAGGACTTCTGCTCCCTAGTTGGTGGCGGCTGACCGCAGCGTTTCTGCCCTTTATCTACGGAGGAATCCTTACCGCAGTAGGTGTGGGTCTAGTGCGAACGAGTGGGTGGAGGATCGGCCTTCTCGTGCCAGTCGCCGCTTCGATCATACATACGGCTTATGCCACCGGTTTTACCTGGGCGGCTGTGAGCAGCCGTCGCCCCGTGGTTTCGTCCCCGTCTCACATGAAAGGAGAATGTCATGCGTCAAGAACCTAG
- a CDS encoding right-handed parallel beta-helix repeat-containing protein: MHNPSFTNEPCSHRARYFQMNVTPWLEESKRSHLTRIARLGCIRVFVLGVTLFAGTIAEAATYYVATNGSDSRTCGVATNASNAKRTIGSAVGCLMPGDTLYIAGGTYVERLDSNSMTIPAGTSWTQAVKIAASPGQVVTMRPGAGPAVVNLAHPYIQYVIFDGIIFDGSNTGSDVIGLNGGAHHVRFANSEIKNGRYNGIILSFNYNGAARFNEFINLKVHDNGYTNGVPDDYFHGFYITTDSNLIDGCEVYNNAGNGGKFYDTPSGNVFNNVVRNSIFHDNSKDLDPDRWSAGFFTSSGTGNQIYNNIAYNNYIGFAVLRGGNGNILYNNISYANEIAGINIDAANGSLTGAKVYNNTIVNNGRFGILLSNAPTDTAITNNIVYQNPTNIYSDGTDKRTVLKTNLLVDPKFKNAAARNFSLQTGSPAIDAGTALSEVTTDFSKVQRPQGSSYDIGAFEGGDGPTADTTPPLPPTNVQLF; encoded by the coding sequence ATGCACAACCCATCCTTCACGAATGAACCATGTTCGCACCGCGCCAGATACTTTCAAATGAATGTGACGCCTTGGCTTGAAGAGTCGAAGAGAAGTCACCTCACACGGATCGCCAGGCTCGGCTGCATTCGTGTGTTTGTCTTGGGGGTTACTTTGTTCGCCGGAACAATCGCTGAGGCAGCAACCTATTACGTAGCGACCAATGGCAGCGACAGCCGTACGTGCGGTGTTGCGACCAATGCCTCCAATGCAAAGCGTACAATTGGGAGCGCGGTTGGCTGTCTTATGCCTGGCGATACGCTCTACATTGCCGGCGGAACCTATGTTGAGAGACTCGATAGCAACTCAATGACGATTCCGGCAGGGACATCATGGACACAAGCAGTCAAAATTGCGGCTTCACCTGGCCAAGTTGTGACGATGCGACCCGGAGCTGGCCCGGCGGTAGTCAATCTTGCTCATCCCTACATCCAGTACGTGATCTTTGACGGCATTATCTTTGACGGCTCTAATACCGGAAGCGATGTCATTGGTCTTAACGGGGGCGCGCACCACGTGCGATTCGCCAACAGTGAAATCAAGAATGGCAGGTACAATGGCATCATTTTGTCCTTCAATTATAATGGAGCGGCGCGATTCAATGAATTTATCAACCTCAAAGTGCACGACAATGGCTATACCAACGGCGTCCCCGACGACTACTTCCACGGGTTCTATATCACGACCGACAGTAATTTGATCGATGGGTGCGAGGTGTACAACAATGCGGGCAACGGCGGAAAATTCTATGACACGCCCAGCGGGAACGTGTTCAATAATGTAGTTCGCAACAGCATCTTCCACGACAATAGCAAGGACCTCGACCCCGATCGATGGTCAGCCGGTTTTTTCACCAGTTCTGGAACGGGGAATCAGATTTATAACAACATCGCGTACAACAACTACATCGGCTTTGCGGTCCTGCGGGGAGGGAATGGGAATATCCTCTACAACAATATCAGCTATGCGAACGAGATCGCAGGCATCAACATCGATGCAGCGAACGGAAGCCTGACCGGGGCCAAAGTGTATAACAATACGATCGTTAACAATGGACGGTTTGGCATTCTGCTCAGCAACGCTCCAACAGATACCGCGATCACAAACAACATCGTCTATCAAAATCCAACCAACATATATAGCGATGGAACCGATAAGAGGACCGTTTTAAAGACAAATCTATTAGTCGACCCAAAATTTAAGAATGCTGCAGCCAGAAATTTTTCCCTACAGACAGGCAGCCCTGCGATTGATGCAGGCACTGCATTGAGCGAGGTGACAACCGATTTCTCGAAAGTTCAAAGGCCGCAAGGTTCCAGCTACGATATCGGAGCATTTGAAGGTGGTGATGGCCCCACGGCCGATACAACCCCTCCTCTTCCTCCCACCAACGTACAATTGTTCTAG
- a CDS encoding class I SAM-dependent methyltransferase, with translation MDLQEMQSSMDRLGKTEPLLAMLPASLRGRLSKLDEYFSFGLSETDHLIMYISSLGIKLNHNRALDFGCGLGRSTQALAKYFDQVFGIDIAPSIINIAKAHNRHGSKCQYLLNLTNDLRGFETGSIDYICSMGTLYLMEPAFAKNYLKEFLRVLAPGGALIFQLPAEPATTVKGFAFRIIPPSWVNRYRRAKYGFEVHSMTRFEVVSIVEQAGGTLIDVREDSTVGANWTSFQYCVSK, from the coding sequence ATGGATCTTCAGGAAATGCAGTCCAGTATGGACAGACTGGGAAAAACAGAACCTCTGCTTGCGATGCTCCCAGCAAGCCTCAGAGGACGCCTGTCGAAACTCGATGAATATTTTTCGTTTGGGCTGAGCGAGACTGACCACCTGATCATGTATATTTCTAGCCTCGGCATCAAACTGAACCATAACAGAGCGCTGGACTTTGGCTGCGGCCTGGGTAGATCTACCCAGGCATTGGCCAAGTATTTTGATCAGGTGTTCGGAATCGATATTGCTCCGTCAATCATTAATATTGCAAAAGCTCACAACCGCCATGGATCCAAGTGTCAGTATCTGCTTAATTTGACCAACGATTTGCGTGGATTTGAAACGGGCAGCATCGATTACATATGCAGCATGGGAACATTGTACCTCATGGAACCAGCGTTTGCTAAAAACTACCTCAAGGAATTTCTGCGCGTGTTAGCACCAGGAGGTGCACTAATCTTCCAGTTGCCAGCGGAACCTGCGACAACAGTCAAAGGCTTTGCATTTCGCATCATTCCCCCTAGCTGGGTGAACCGATACCGTCGAGCAAAATACGGATTCGAAGTCCATTCCATGACAAGATTTGAAGTTGTGAGTATTGTTGAGCAAGCGGGTGGAACTCTTATTGATGTCCGAGAAGACTCCACAGTCGGGGCAAATTGGACAAGCTTCCAATATTGCGTGTCGAAATGA